In Acidicapsa ligni, a single window of DNA contains:
- a CDS encoding peptidoglycan-binding domain-containing protein: MANLSYAVPGLVLGPGSGFSQEVQDFQRDLRSLGYIAGPIDGQFGNGTALAVAALIYDLQNYDGSGTDGDAPVAIKKYNQGSLTGQADQALVTCIAAMLDDDSYPKLPASGDPAGDNLRALTAIQAMPNPGVPLPYLLAIVNQESAMRHYQVPTRGNIDNFVTIGLDRNDPNNPARITSRGHGIGQYTLFHHPPTADEVQSFILDPVKNVSKTISEMTDKFANYVLGPTASQVADDRVAEYGHAALNPCKYPQGDSRFQADCVNCLKSAPPVTITSGTTLWYEGASGTYARTQYHVGSYSNVPQRSKIGCDWPYAARRFNGSGVNSFDYQAEFLLKVLAQG, translated from the coding sequence ATGGCTAACTTGAGTTACGCAGTGCCCGGGCTGGTGCTCGGGCCTGGTAGTGGATTTTCGCAAGAGGTGCAGGACTTTCAAAGAGACCTGCGCTCGCTGGGTTATATCGCGGGGCCGATCGATGGGCAGTTTGGCAACGGCACAGCTCTTGCCGTTGCTGCCCTGATTTACGATCTGCAGAATTACGATGGATCCGGCACGGATGGCGATGCTCCTGTTGCAATCAAAAAATACAACCAGGGTAGTTTGACGGGACAGGCGGATCAGGCCCTGGTGACTTGTATTGCGGCGATGCTGGACGATGACAGCTATCCCAAACTTCCTGCATCGGGCGATCCTGCCGGAGATAATCTGCGCGCTCTGACGGCTATCCAGGCGATGCCAAATCCTGGCGTACCGCTGCCGTATCTGCTGGCGATCGTGAACCAGGAAAGCGCGATGCGCCACTACCAGGTGCCGACACGCGGCAACATCGATAACTTCGTAACGATTGGGCTGGACCGGAACGATCCGAATAATCCTGCGAGGATTACTTCGCGGGGGCATGGCATTGGGCAGTACACGCTGTTTCATCACCCACCCACGGCAGATGAAGTGCAGTCTTTCATTCTCGACCCGGTAAAAAATGTAAGTAAGACGATCTCGGAGATGACGGATAAGTTCGCTAACTATGTTCTTGGGCCGACGGCTTCCCAGGTAGCGGATGATCGCGTGGCGGAATACGGTCATGCGGCCTTGAATCCGTGCAAGTATCCACAGGGCGATTCGAGGTTTCAGGCCGATTGCGTGAACTGCCTGAAGAGCGCGCCACCGGTGACGATCACTTCAGGAACGACCTTGTGGTACGAGGGTGCTTCCGGTACCTACGCACGGACTCAGTATCATGTCGGCAGCTACAGCAATGTTCCGCAACGAAGCAAGATCGGCTGCGACTGGCCGTATGCGGCGAGGCGGTTCAATGGCAGTGGGGTCAACTCCTTTGACTACCAGGCGGAATTTTTGCTGAAGGTGCTGGCACAGGGATAG
- a CDS encoding phosphatidylserine decarboxylase, producing the protein MVRDGYFYGAGLLVAAALLFWLTSWPLALVPVLLAAFFLWFFRNPSRTIPTGPGLIVSPGDGLVTETVRLETPDGPRQRISIFLSVFDVHVNRSPIAGTIIDVRYQKGLYLNAMNPSSADKNEQNIVTVRSDGPGGYEVTFKQIAGLLARRIVFEPRLGDKLGRGELVGLIKFGSRVDVLLPVEAELLVKKGVRVKGGSSVLAAMPAGGARS; encoded by the coding sequence ATGGTGAGAGACGGTTATTTCTATGGTGCGGGTCTGCTGGTTGCGGCTGCGCTCCTTTTTTGGTTGACGAGCTGGCCTTTGGCGCTCGTTCCTGTGTTGCTGGCTGCGTTTTTTCTCTGGTTTTTTCGCAATCCTTCGCGGACAATTCCAACTGGGCCTGGGCTGATTGTTTCGCCCGGCGATGGCCTGGTTACGGAGACGGTGCGTTTGGAAACTCCAGACGGCCCACGACAGCGAATCAGCATCTTTCTAAGCGTGTTTGATGTTCACGTGAACCGGTCTCCGATTGCCGGAACGATCATCGATGTTCGCTACCAGAAAGGCCTCTATCTGAACGCGATGAATCCTTCGTCGGCAGACAAGAACGAACAGAACATTGTTACCGTTCGGAGCGATGGCCCGGGTGGCTACGAGGTCACGTTCAAGCAGATCGCCGGTCTGCTGGCACGGCGTATCGTGTTCGAGCCCAGGCTGGGAGACAAGCTGGGGCGGGGTGAACTAGTCGGGCTCATCAAGTTTGGTTCGCGCGTGGATGTACTGCTACCTGTCGAAGCGGAGTTGCTGGTGAAAAAAGGTGTTCGCGTTAAGGGCGGCTCTTCTGTGCTGGCCGCGATGCCTGCCGGCGGAGCGCGCTCGTAA
- the meaB gene encoding methylmalonyl Co-A mutase-associated GTPase MeaB produces the protein MSRDLFLEHMTASGVGASDPKFAHVQRLFAGLRAGETRALARAVSLVEDDAAEAVTLLDACRESLAGAERVLRIGITGPPGAGKSTLVDALARELRAQGRRVGIVAVDPSSPFTGGAILGDRIRLGEFAADAGVYMRSMATRGHLGGLAKATDDVLTVIEASGKDVLLIETTGVGQGEIEVVGLADVVAVVLVPGMGDSIQSLKAGVLEIASVYVLNKADREGIERLEQEIQGLLVLSAVVAPAGVKADAPPILRTVATTGAGVADLLAAMDAAPRNSARKSAVRLGAGAVPDARVVLDARPVMDASPVLDHLGIAVRSLDASQRLYAALGMAVSGVEEIASERVRVAMLSAGESRIELLEPTESDSAVGRFLAKRGEGLHHIALRVPDLAATVAKLKLQGVRLVSETIQIGAGGHRYVFVHPTSANGVLLELVESAYEGERS, from the coding sequence TTGAGCCGCGATTTATTCTTAGAACATATGACGGCGAGTGGTGTTGGTGCTTCAGATCCAAAGTTCGCGCATGTGCAGCGGCTGTTTGCCGGATTGCGTGCTGGTGAGACGCGAGCGCTGGCGCGGGCGGTTTCGCTGGTGGAGGACGACGCGGCCGAGGCTGTGACGCTGCTGGATGCCTGCCGGGAGAGTTTGGCGGGTGCAGAACGGGTGCTGCGTATCGGGATCACCGGTCCTCCGGGTGCGGGCAAGAGCACGCTGGTGGATGCGTTGGCCCGGGAGTTGCGCGCGCAGGGTCGAAGGGTGGGGATTGTGGCTGTCGATCCATCGAGCCCATTTACAGGCGGAGCGATTCTGGGGGATCGCATACGGCTTGGCGAGTTTGCGGCAGATGCCGGCGTGTACATGCGTTCGATGGCTACGCGGGGCCACCTTGGCGGCCTGGCGAAGGCAACCGACGATGTGCTGACGGTAATTGAGGCATCCGGCAAAGACGTGCTGCTGATCGAGACGACTGGCGTGGGGCAGGGCGAGATTGAGGTTGTTGGCCTGGCCGATGTGGTGGCTGTAGTGCTGGTGCCGGGGATGGGAGACAGCATTCAATCGCTCAAGGCGGGCGTGCTGGAGATTGCTTCTGTCTATGTTCTGAACAAGGCGGATCGTGAGGGTATTGAGCGCCTTGAGCAGGAGATTCAGGGGCTGCTGGTGCTTTCTGCCGTGGTGGCTCCCGCTGGAGTGAAGGCGGATGCGCCTCCAATTCTGCGCACGGTTGCGACTACCGGGGCAGGTGTGGCAGATCTGCTGGCAGCTATGGATGCGGCGCCGCGAAATTCTGCTCGGAAGAGTGCAGTTCGTCTGGGGGCGGGGGCTGTGCCGGATGCGCGTGTGGTGCTGGATGCGCGCCCGGTTATGGATGCAAGTCCTGTGCTGGATCATCTGGGTATCGCGGTTCGGTCGCTGGATGCTTCGCAGAGACTGTACGCGGCGTTGGGAATGGCTGTCTCCGGTGTTGAGGAGATTGCGAGTGAGCGCGTGCGGGTTGCGATGCTGTCGGCGGGTGAGAGTCGCATCGAGTTACTTGAGCCTACCGAGAGCGATTCGGCGGTGGGGCGTTTTCTTGCCAAGCGCGGCGAGGGGTTGCATCACATTGCGCTGCGGGTGCCTGATCTGGCGGCGACGGTGGCGAAGTTGAAGTTGCAGGGAGTTCGGCTGGTTTCGGAGACGATCCAGATAGGCGCGGGTGGGCACCGGTATGTGTTTGTGCATCCGACGAGCGCCAATGGAGTGCTGCTGGAGCTGGTGGAATCTGCGTACGAGGGGGAAAGAAGTTGA
- a CDS encoding CDP-alcohol phosphatidyltransferase family protein: MSRLQDEDAVARAGARAARMRRGMYVLPSLFTAGSIGAGYFAITQTMESMTAIQSSGEHLDWAAKAICFAIPFDALDGRIARMTNTTSEFGKELDSLADAITFGVAPALLAFAWGFHSLPETPSPELHHLILQVGSFVCFLFLLCGVSRLARFNISHDAKPRNPGRQDRKYFVGMPIPAAAGMIASTVYCCNGYTIPNRWLAMAWIVLVGLLGFLMVCTWRFWSGKEINLARTQPFQLLVVLAIVLFILIRFSRGALFLMALTYMFSGIWARAAYSWSRRRRQIPRGAVAEERYGPPMFTGNSADPHADMHDTHMHGDPEAWQERGPEPEYKQGDLYTHSNPERNEQEPGPNGY, from the coding sequence ATGTCACGTCTGCAAGATGAGGATGCTGTAGCACGCGCTGGTGCGCGAGCGGCGCGTATGCGGCGTGGGATGTACGTGTTGCCTTCGCTGTTTACGGCGGGAAGCATCGGGGCTGGGTATTTCGCGATCACCCAGACGATGGAATCCATGACTGCAATTCAGTCCAGTGGAGAGCATCTTGACTGGGCCGCGAAGGCTATCTGCTTTGCAATTCCTTTCGACGCGCTCGACGGGCGCATTGCCCGCATGACCAATACGACGAGCGAGTTTGGCAAGGAGCTGGATTCGCTGGCCGATGCCATTACCTTTGGCGTGGCTCCGGCTCTGCTGGCTTTTGCCTGGGGTTTTCATTCGCTGCCGGAGACTCCCTCGCCGGAGCTGCATCACCTGATCCTCCAAGTCGGTTCCTTTGTCTGCTTTCTCTTTTTGCTTTGCGGCGTTTCTCGTCTGGCCCGCTTCAATATCAGCCACGATGCCAAGCCGAGGAACCCGGGTCGGCAGGACCGCAAGTATTTCGTCGGAATGCCGATTCCGGCGGCAGCGGGCATGATCGCGTCCACGGTCTACTGCTGCAATGGATACACGATTCCCAACCGGTGGCTGGCAATGGCCTGGATTGTCCTGGTTGGGCTGTTGGGTTTCCTGATGGTCTGTACCTGGAGATTCTGGTCGGGCAAGGAGATCAATCTCGCTCGCACCCAGCCGTTTCAACTGCTGGTGGTGCTTGCGATTGTGCTGTTCATCCTGATTCGCTTCTCTCGCGGTGCGCTTTTCCTTATGGCGCTGACTTACATGTTCTCTGGAATATGGGCGAGGGCGGCGTACTCGTGGTCGCGACGGCGGCGGCAAATACCCAGAGGGGCCGTTGCAGAAGAGCGCTACGGACCGCCAATGTTTACGGGAAACTCGGCAGATCCTCATGCGGATATGCACGATACGCATATGCACGGCGATCCAGAGGCCTGGCAGGAACGCGGGCCGGAGCCGGAATATAAGCAGGGCGACCTGTATACGCACTCCAATCCAGAACGAAACGAGCAGGAACCTGGACCGAATGGCTACTGA
- the murI gene encoding glutamate racemase, translating to MKTKVIEQSTGAGPVIGVFDSGFGGLTVLKALLHRIPNASFVFLGDTARLPYGSKSQRTIARYASESAQFLVHEQKAEYLVIACNTASALALDAIKDSVPVPVLGVIEPGAAAAAASSQSRDVMVIATEATVASHAYAAACRAQGLRGVEKACPLLVPLVEEGWTDHPVTAEVVRIYLDELLAEARTAGQSPDTLVLGCTHYPLLRAMFERTVPEGVRVIDSAEATAEEAARQLQAHPLLAQAAGVPSIRCFATDSVEKFERLGSRFLGLPVGKVELVDLGG from the coding sequence ATGAAAACAAAGGTTATTGAGCAGAGCACGGGTGCGGGTCCGGTGATTGGGGTCTTCGATTCGGGATTTGGCGGCCTGACTGTGCTGAAGGCGCTGTTGCATCGCATTCCCAATGCGAGCTTTGTTTTTCTGGGCGATACGGCGCGTTTGCCTTATGGATCCAAGTCGCAGCGGACGATTGCGCGGTATGCGTCGGAGAGTGCGCAGTTCCTGGTGCATGAGCAGAAGGCGGAGTATCTCGTAATCGCATGCAATACCGCGAGTGCGCTGGCGCTGGATGCGATCAAGGATTCTGTGCCTGTGCCGGTGCTGGGCGTAATTGAGCCGGGTGCTGCCGCGGCGGCGGCTAGTTCGCAGAGCCGGGATGTGATGGTGATTGCGACCGAGGCCACGGTGGCCAGCCATGCTTATGCTGCGGCCTGCCGGGCGCAGGGGCTGCGTGGTGTGGAGAAGGCTTGTCCGCTGCTGGTACCGCTGGTTGAAGAGGGATGGACAGACCATCCGGTGACGGCTGAGGTGGTGCGAATTTATCTGGACGAGTTGCTGGCGGAGGCGCGGACGGCAGGGCAATCTCCCGACACGCTGGTGCTGGGATGCACGCATTATCCGCTGTTGCGCGCGATGTTTGAGCGGACGGTGCCGGAGGGAGTGCGCGTGATCGATTCGGCGGAGGCAACGGCGGAGGAAGCGGCGCGGCAGTTGCAGGCTCATCCGTTATTGGCGCAGGCTGCTGGAGTGCCGTCGATTCGCTGCTTTGCTACGGATTCTGTCGAGAAGTTTGAGCGGCTTGGATCGCGATTTCTTGGATTGCCGGTAGGCAAGGTGGAGCTTGTCGATCTCGGTGGGTAA
- the dgt gene encoding dGTP triphosphohydrolase, whose translation MTAAQNNALELRLPPRIAVSDDALDPLSQRSYPEAPHPYRSAFVRDCARILHAKAFRRLSGKTQVFTRNRAESDHTRSRLTHTLEVTQIARTLASTLGLNTPLAEALALVHDIGHPPFGHAGEKALDEALRGHALGFDHNLHALRIVTSFEERYAAFRGLNLTLGVREGIIKHSRDYPADRYPELAEYMLDQQPPLEAQLIDLADEIAYLTADLEDGLSAGILELGLVQEQVPLFAGFYAAAKHEFPAAEPGLLTNEALKHMLNALVTDLMQEVVRQVGDLGIETLADLRQTPHRIARLSRPMEEKRKQAKSFLYASLYQSPIMEEEHVHSEEVVKTLFAALINDPALLPGDHLARVTREGVARVVTDYIAGMTDSYIEQAWIRYLDSGRI comes from the coding sequence ATGACTGCTGCACAAAACAACGCGCTGGAACTCAGGCTTCCTCCACGCATTGCCGTTTCGGACGACGCCCTCGACCCGTTATCGCAACGATCCTACCCGGAGGCGCCGCATCCCTACCGATCCGCTTTCGTTCGCGATTGCGCACGCATCCTCCATGCCAAGGCCTTTCGACGCCTCTCCGGCAAGACTCAGGTGTTCACACGCAATCGCGCCGAGAGCGATCACACACGCAGCCGCCTGACCCACACGCTTGAAGTAACGCAGATTGCGCGAACCCTCGCATCCACTCTGGGTTTGAACACTCCGCTGGCCGAAGCCCTCGCACTGGTTCACGATATAGGCCACCCTCCATTCGGGCACGCCGGAGAAAAGGCGCTAGACGAAGCCCTGCGCGGTCATGCACTCGGCTTCGATCACAACCTGCATGCGCTCCGCATTGTTACCAGCTTTGAAGAGCGATACGCAGCCTTCCGCGGACTAAACCTGACCCTCGGCGTTCGCGAAGGCATCATCAAACATTCACGTGACTACCCGGCAGATCGATATCCCGAACTCGCGGAATACATGCTCGATCAACAACCACCGCTCGAAGCGCAACTGATCGACCTCGCGGACGAAATTGCCTACCTCACCGCCGACCTCGAAGATGGACTTTCCGCAGGCATTCTTGAACTCGGCCTCGTGCAGGAACAGGTCCCGCTCTTTGCCGGTTTCTATGCCGCCGCTAAACACGAGTTCCCAGCCGCTGAGCCAGGACTGCTGACCAACGAAGCACTCAAACACATGCTGAACGCGCTGGTAACAGATCTCATGCAGGAGGTCGTTCGCCAGGTTGGCGATCTGGGCATTGAAACACTGGCCGACCTACGCCAGACACCCCATCGAATCGCCCGTCTCAGCCGACCGATGGAAGAGAAGCGGAAGCAGGCCAAGAGCTTCCTCTACGCCAGCCTCTACCAGTCGCCGATTATGGAAGAGGAGCATGTCCACTCCGAAGAAGTGGTCAAGACGCTCTTTGCCGCGTTGATCAACGATCCCGCATTGCTGCCCGGCGACCACCTCGCCCGCGTAACCAGGGAAGGTGTCGCTCGCGTCGTCACCGACTACATCGCAGGCATGACAGACAGTTATATCGAACAGGCCTGGATACGCTATCTCGATTCAGGCCGAATCTGA
- the rimI gene encoding ribosomal protein S18-alanine N-acetyltransferase, translated as MSFFVRAMRESDIERVMTIAASLAEAPHWPREAYIAAIAPDSTLRRVALVAQFADGVAGFVVASVLAPQSELESIAVTSTAQRQGVATALLRELTGELSASGVEELLLELRASNARAADFYEQYGFMPAGRRRSYYQDPVEDALLLRLNLPKNKS; from the coding sequence GTGAGTTTTTTCGTACGCGCGATGCGCGAGTCGGATATTGAGAGGGTAATGACGATTGCGGCTTCGTTGGCTGAGGCTCCGCATTGGCCTCGCGAGGCGTATATCGCTGCGATTGCGCCGGACAGCACTTTACGCCGAGTAGCGCTGGTTGCTCAATTTGCGGATGGAGTGGCTGGGTTTGTGGTGGCCAGTGTGCTGGCTCCTCAATCTGAGCTGGAGTCAATCGCGGTAACTTCGACAGCGCAGAGGCAGGGGGTTGCGACGGCCCTGCTGCGGGAGTTGACCGGCGAGTTGTCCGCCTCCGGCGTTGAGGAACTGCTGCTTGAGTTGAGGGCTTCCAATGCCCGCGCGGCTGATTTTTACGAGCAGTACGGCTTTATGCCTGCGGGCAGGCGGCGAAGCTATTACCAGGACCCGGTGGAAGACGCGCTGTTGCTCCGGCTCAATCTGCCTAAAAACAAATCCTGA
- a CDS encoding Asd/ArgC dimerization domain-containing protein → MATEYKIALVGASSLLAKELKEALTESPLASASFLLLDEKDAQGQLDQIGDEVIVVQSVETNSFEGIDFTFFAGSEEQTKGYWRHAVRAGSMVLDLSGALDGEPGVLVRSPWLGDSIDSPDLLTKAIVPANAAALALALLLDRLQEIAEVKFVAATVLQPASEFGKDALDELHQQTVSLLSFQTMPRAMFDTQVAYNMLSSFGESATANLANAESRIRRHYAALAGNKLPELRLQLLNAPVFHGHTFSICIELDRALPLSSIEDALGGEHLDLVLEATDSPSNLAAVGQNDVLVWLKPEPPIAADAERGSGEISRFWLWAASDNLRLTALNAIDCALDLRRLRPKGQVQ, encoded by the coding sequence ATGGCTACTGAATACAAGATCGCGCTGGTGGGCGCCTCCTCACTGCTGGCTAAAGAGCTGAAAGAGGCGCTGACGGAATCTCCGCTGGCAAGTGCCAGTTTTTTACTGCTCGACGAAAAAGATGCGCAAGGGCAACTGGACCAGATTGGCGACGAGGTTATCGTGGTGCAGTCGGTCGAGACGAACTCGTTCGAGGGGATTGATTTCACGTTTTTCGCAGGCAGTGAAGAGCAGACGAAGGGATATTGGCGTCATGCCGTCCGCGCCGGCTCGATGGTGCTGGATTTGAGTGGTGCGCTGGATGGCGAGCCCGGTGTGCTGGTGCGAAGTCCGTGGCTGGGAGACTCGATTGACTCGCCGGATCTGCTGACCAAGGCGATTGTCCCGGCCAATGCGGCTGCGTTGGCGCTGGCACTGCTGCTGGATCGTTTGCAGGAGATTGCCGAAGTGAAGTTTGTGGCGGCGACAGTGTTGCAGCCTGCATCGGAGTTCGGCAAGGATGCGCTGGATGAACTGCACCAGCAGACGGTGAGCCTGTTGAGTTTTCAGACCATGCCGCGGGCGATGTTCGATACGCAGGTGGCCTACAACATGCTATCCAGCTTTGGCGAAAGTGCGACGGCAAACCTGGCGAATGCCGAATCCCGCATTCGCCGTCACTATGCCGCGCTGGCCGGAAACAAGCTGCCGGAACTGCGGTTGCAACTGCTGAATGCGCCGGTGTTTCATGGGCACACTTTTTCGATATGCATTGAGTTGGATCGGGCGTTGCCGCTTTCTTCGATTGAGGATGCGCTTGGTGGAGAGCATCTCGACCTGGTGTTGGAGGCGACGGATTCACCTTCAAATCTGGCTGCTGTCGGACAAAATGATGTGCTGGTCTGGCTGAAGCCGGAGCCGCCGATCGCCGCAGATGCGGAGCGGGGAAGTGGCGAGATCAGTCGATTCTGGCTGTGGGCAGCGAGCGACAACCTGCGTCTTACGGCGTTGAATGCAATCGACTGCGCGCTTGATCTGCGCCGCTTGAGGCCCAAGGGACAGGTGCAGTAG
- a CDS encoding YdcH family protein, translating to MDEPLEAELNAEIGRLLTEHRRYSSRLDELVTKPYLSTDEQLEEVRLKKLKLHAKDLISALEQRNTAVA from the coding sequence ATGGATGAACCACTCGAAGCAGAGTTGAATGCGGAGATCGGTCGCCTGTTGACCGAGCACAGGCGCTATTCTTCGCGTTTGGACGAACTGGTGACCAAGCCATACCTTTCCACTGATGAGCAGTTGGAAGAGGTTCGGCTGAAGAAACTGAAGCTTCATGCAAAGGACCTCATTTCGGCCCTGGAGCAACGTAATACGGCGGTAGCTTAG
- the tsaB gene encoding tRNA (adenosine(37)-N6)-threonylcarbamoyltransferase complex dimerization subunit type 1 TsaB gives MILLSVDTCGPSGSIALGRVVDGRILLLGQTELAGGEYAAALVQGIADLLSSAGLSVADLAGIVAVAGPGSFTGIRIGLSTVKALAEAGGLPVVTVSRLVLLADLAKTRCAALDAHRGQVFLGIYEDGVAREVLVTAGEFTTVSRLPGPVAFCEETVAHLLETVVTDVELARTAAPTAAVALEFAMGKWQAGEFADVESLDGYYLRGADAKLAVR, from the coding sequence TTGATTTTGCTCAGTGTTGATACCTGTGGACCGTCTGGTTCGATTGCCCTGGGAAGAGTTGTGGATGGACGGATTTTGCTGCTGGGGCAAACGGAACTGGCGGGGGGCGAATATGCCGCCGCGCTGGTGCAGGGGATCGCAGATTTGTTGTCGTCTGCGGGACTGTCGGTCGCGGATCTGGCGGGTATTGTGGCTGTCGCAGGGCCGGGGAGTTTCACTGGGATTCGCATTGGGCTGAGCACTGTCAAGGCGCTGGCTGAGGCAGGCGGTTTGCCAGTGGTGACGGTTTCGCGGCTTGTGTTGCTGGCGGATCTGGCGAAGACGCGCTGCGCCGCCCTGGACGCGCATCGGGGGCAGGTCTTTCTGGGTATTTACGAGGACGGTGTGGCTCGGGAGGTTCTGGTTACCGCGGGTGAGTTTACGACGGTTTCCCGCTTGCCAGGGCCGGTGGCTTTCTGCGAGGAGACGGTCGCTCACCTGCTGGAGACGGTGGTGACGGATGTGGAACTGGCACGGACTGCCGCGCCGACCGCTGCGGTGGCACTGGAGTTTGCAATGGGCAAGTGGCAGGCGGGCGAGTTCGCCGATGTTGAGTCGCTGGATGGATATTATTTGCGTGGCGCCGATGCGAAATTGGCAGTCAGATAG
- a CDS encoding enoyl-ACP reductase FabI yields the protein MSGLVDLTGKTAVVFGLANKRSIAWGIAQKLQEAGASLAICYQNERLKAEAQGLIDELPGAEGFQCDVSSDAEIDALFAKLKERYGKLDVVVHAVAYALAEDMHGDFLNTSREGFRIAHDVSVYSLIAVSRAAAPLMTDGGSIMTLTYFGAEKVVPNYNVMGVAKAALEATVRYLASSMGPQKIRVNAISAGPIRTLAARGVGALGEMLKAHAEKSPLRRNVDQIEVGGTALYLASGLSTAVTGETIYVDCGYNIMGF from the coding sequence ATGAGTGGTTTAGTAGATCTGACTGGAAAAACGGCGGTCGTGTTTGGGTTGGCCAACAAGCGTTCGATTGCGTGGGGAATCGCGCAGAAGCTGCAGGAGGCCGGTGCGAGCCTGGCTATCTGCTACCAGAATGAGCGCCTGAAGGCGGAAGCGCAGGGGCTGATTGACGAGTTGCCGGGAGCCGAGGGCTTTCAGTGCGATGTATCGAGCGATGCGGAGATCGACGCGCTCTTTGCCAAGCTCAAGGAGCGGTACGGCAAGCTGGATGTGGTCGTTCATGCGGTGGCTTATGCGCTGGCGGAGGATATGCATGGCGACTTCCTCAATACGAGCCGCGAGGGATTTCGCATTGCGCATGATGTGAGCGTGTATTCGCTGATTGCGGTTTCGCGGGCTGCTGCTCCGTTGATGACCGATGGCGGCAGCATCATGACGCTGACCTACTTTGGCGCGGAGAAGGTTGTGCCTAACTACAACGTCATGGGCGTTGCGAAGGCGGCACTCGAAGCGACTGTACGGTATCTTGCTTCGAGCATGGGACCACAGAAGATTCGCGTGAATGCGATTTCTGCGGGACCGATTCGCACGCTGGCGGCACGTGGCGTAGGAGCGTTGGGCGAGATGCTCAAGGCGCATGCGGAGAAGTCTCCACTGCGGCGTAATGTGGATCAGATTGAAGTCGGCGGCACTGCGCTTTACCTGGCCAGCGGCCTGTCGACCGCTGTAACGGGCGAGACGATTTATGTGGACTGCGGCTACAACATTATGGGATTCTGA
- a CDS encoding GerMN domain-containing protein, protein MIPRYQKIVFFVLLVVSIAMAAVLVRLRERAHERLLRGEDFAPTTAPAVAPAEKATLLVANDMDGTLVTEEQSLPLPVDAEARARALLEKLLELYASPGSLHPVPGVPRAVEQVFLLSPAPKGAGLHSGQLAVVNLAGAFADGHPAGIEAETLTVLSICGTLHANLPQITEVRFLVNGAPRKTLAGHADLTRTYLTTEAESTGTAGDVGAGARP, encoded by the coding sequence ATGATTCCTCGTTATCAAAAGATTGTTTTCTTTGTACTGCTGGTGGTTTCGATTGCTATGGCTGCGGTGCTGGTGCGGCTGCGGGAGCGGGCTCATGAGCGGCTGTTGCGCGGCGAAGATTTTGCTCCGACTACGGCCCCGGCAGTTGCTCCTGCTGAGAAGGCGACGTTGCTGGTGGCGAATGACATGGATGGAACGCTGGTGACGGAGGAGCAGTCTCTGCCGCTGCCCGTCGATGCGGAGGCACGTGCCCGGGCGCTGCTTGAAAAGCTGCTGGAGCTGTATGCCAGTCCGGGGTCGCTGCATCCGGTGCCGGGTGTGCCGCGTGCTGTGGAGCAGGTGTTTCTGCTGTCGCCTGCGCCCAAGGGGGCTGGCCTGCATTCGGGGCAACTGGCGGTAGTCAATCTGGCGGGAGCCTTTGCGGATGGACATCCAGCGGGGATTGAGGCGGAGACGCTGACGGTACTCTCGATCTGCGGAACGCTTCATGCGAACCTGCCACAGATTACCGAGGTGCGTTTCCTGGTGAATGGAGCGCCGCGCAAGACGCTGGCGGGCCATGCCGATCTGACTCGAACGTATCTAACGACCGAGGCGGAGTCTACAGGTACTGCTGGCGATGTTGGAGCGGGAGCCAGGCCTTGA